A single window of Methylomarinum sp. Ch1-1 DNA harbors:
- the pdxA gene encoding 4-hydroxythreonine-4-phosphate dehydrogenase PdxA, with protein MDIRRIALTSGEPAGIGPDLCIQLAQHDFDCQIVVFGDPELLRQRAELLNLTIDIAHFDANTPTSPHKAGALLVSPVSVAETSIAGQLNAHNSRYVLTTIEEATQGCLAGVFSAIVTAPVHKGVINDAGIAFSGHTEFIAALTGGHPVMMLATPGLRVALVTTHLPLAEVSNAITPKTLSDVIEILDRDLRQRFAINHPNILVCGLNPHAGENGHLGREEIEIITPVINRLRSQGLNLQGPLPADTLFTPKYLQSADAVLAMYHDQGLPVLKHVGFGKAVNITLGLPIIRTSVDHGTALDLAGSGKAEIGSLKYAIETALTMTQTKEG; from the coding sequence ATGGATATTCGACGCATCGCATTAACCTCGGGAGAGCCGGCCGGTATCGGTCCGGATCTGTGCATTCAACTGGCGCAACACGACTTTGATTGTCAAATAGTCGTATTTGGAGATCCGGAATTACTAAGGCAAAGAGCTGAATTACTGAACTTGACGATCGACATCGCACATTTCGATGCGAACACGCCGACCTCCCCCCATAAGGCCGGCGCCCTTTTAGTGTCACCTGTCTCCGTCGCCGAAACCAGCATAGCCGGCCAGCTCAATGCGCATAACAGTCGTTATGTGCTAACGACGATTGAAGAGGCGACTCAAGGCTGTCTGGCCGGTGTATTCAGCGCCATCGTCACCGCGCCGGTCCATAAAGGCGTGATTAATGACGCCGGCATCGCCTTCAGCGGCCATACCGAATTTATTGCCGCCCTAACCGGCGGCCATCCGGTGATGATGCTGGCAACCCCGGGTCTCAGAGTGGCGCTGGTCACGACCCATTTGCCGTTGGCCGAGGTCAGCAATGCCATCACCCCAAAGACCCTAAGCGACGTCATTGAAATACTGGACAGGGATTTACGCCAACGCTTTGCCATAAACCACCCCAACATACTGGTTTGTGGACTTAACCCGCACGCCGGTGAAAACGGTCATTTGGGACGAGAGGAAATCGAGATCATAACGCCAGTCATTAACCGACTTAGATCACAAGGCCTGAACCTTCAGGGTCCGCTGCCGGCCGATACCCTTTTCACCCCGAAATACCTGCAAAGCGCCGATGCGGTGTTGGCAATGTATCATGACCAAGGCTTGCCGGTACTGAAACATGTCGGTTTCGGTAAAGCCGTAAACATCACCTTGGGACTGCCCATCATTCGCACCTCGGTTGATCATGGCACCGCACTGGATTTGGCCGGCAGCGGCAAAGCCGAGATCGGCAGCCTGAAATATGCGATTGAAACAGCCTTGACCATGACCCAAACAAAGGAAGGATAA
- a CDS encoding MarR family winged helix-turn-helix transcriptional regulator: protein MQKNDIYELIECMAALIRTEERRKCTGLGLQPVHFQVLNYLARCNKYSDTPAATANFLGMTRGTVSQSIIILEKKGYIEKAQDQADKRVVHLKLLAKGREILTEARPTQLFNKAVAILNQDMQSMSGDKVFAEALTALQKANNSNSFGMCKTCKHFSTQNGAFFCQLTQEKLSQEDSEKICQEHTPV, encoded by the coding sequence ATGCAAAAAAACGACATCTATGAACTCATTGAATGCATGGCCGCACTGATACGAACGGAGGAACGACGGAAATGCACCGGTCTTGGATTGCAGCCAGTGCATTTTCAGGTTCTGAACTACCTAGCGCGCTGCAACAAATACAGCGACACACCGGCTGCAACCGCGAATTTCCTCGGCATGACCCGCGGCACCGTATCGCAATCGATTATTATCCTGGAGAAAAAAGGCTATATCGAAAAAGCCCAGGATCAAGCCGACAAACGCGTGGTGCATCTGAAGTTATTGGCGAAAGGACGGGAAATCCTGACGGAAGCGCGCCCGACGCAATTGTTCAACAAAGCGGTCGCCATTTTGAATCAAGACATGCAAAGCATGAGCGGCGACAAGGTTTTTGCCGAGGCATTGACGGCGCTGCAAAAAGCGAACAACTCCAATTCTTTCGGCATGTGCAAAACGTGCAAACATTTCAGCACCCAAAACGGCGCATTCTTCTGTCAGTTGACCCAGGAAAAACTGAGCCAGGAAGACAGCGAAAAAATTTGCCAGGAACACACCCCGGTCTAA
- a CDS encoding nitrite reductase, whose amino-acid sequence MKKKIIKLNKTILAGAVTMLLSSGSVQAADINPHQLYQQNCASCHGADHGGYLAPALNAETLKGRSPTAMRSIIMTGSFETLMPPFYGRLSDDEIRTLVKHIQSTPKLPNPAWTIDDMKASLKVYVKNEDSLPSAPTYQINNIDDLIGVAARGKYGRGAGSKAVFINSKNHQKVGEVETGTAAHIIDFNPANPRWAYVKTDTAEIFKVDLYSMKAVRSIKTGFNGPGLGVSRDGKYIMAGSFVPHNAVILDADTLEPLKTFELEGVDPDGNQVTSDSGMIIGTPYADIFAIALENAGQVWVVDLKEGFPVTKIKNVGRHLHDAFLTHKGRKLMVASYDDSIVAAIDLEKRELIKKLPAGCVPHVGGGSAVKVNGRTLGFGTNFGTCDKTVVSVWDLDTMEVVKQVPVSGGTESPAAHANAPYVAVDIITKDRRARTIQLIDKNSLEVVKTLDVGGHAYFPEYSADGKYLYVSAGYSGDEVVVYDSNTLKKVASVSMESPAGIFSRGRVKYMTRGLSPDEME is encoded by the coding sequence ATGAAGAAAAAGATAATAAAACTGAATAAAACTATTCTGGCGGGTGCGGTAACGATGCTTCTGTCATCCGGCTCTGTCCAGGCAGCTGATATCAATCCACACCAGCTTTATCAGCAGAATTGCGCCAGCTGCCATGGCGCCGACCATGGTGGATATCTGGCGCCGGCCCTGAATGCCGAGACCTTGAAAGGCCGAAGTCCTACCGCAATGCGCAGCATCATCATGACCGGCAGTTTCGAAACCCTGATGCCTCCATTCTACGGCCGCTTGTCGGATGATGAAATTCGCACCTTGGTTAAGCACATTCAATCGACGCCAAAATTGCCGAATCCAGCGTGGACAATTGATGACATGAAGGCGTCATTAAAAGTCTATGTCAAGAATGAGGATTCTTTGCCGAGCGCGCCCACTTATCAAATCAACAACATCGATGACCTGATCGGTGTCGCCGCTCGCGGCAAATATGGACGCGGCGCCGGTTCCAAGGCGGTGTTCATCAACAGTAAAAATCATCAAAAAGTCGGCGAGGTAGAGACCGGAACGGCGGCGCATATTATCGACTTCAATCCGGCCAATCCGCGTTGGGCCTATGTAAAAACCGATACTGCGGAAATTTTCAAGGTCGACTTATATTCGATGAAGGCGGTGCGCAGCATCAAGACCGGCTTCAACGGTCCGGGCTTGGGCGTCTCACGCGATGGCAAATACATCATGGCGGGGTCTTTCGTACCGCATAATGCCGTGATTCTCGATGCGGACACGCTGGAGCCATTGAAGACCTTCGAACTGGAAGGCGTCGATCCCGATGGCAATCAGGTCACTTCCGATTCCGGCATGATCATCGGCACGCCTTATGCCGATATTTTCGCGATTGCATTGGAAAATGCCGGTCAAGTCTGGGTGGTCGATCTGAAGGAGGGTTTTCCGGTCACCAAGATCAAGAATGTCGGTCGTCATCTGCATGATGCCTTCCTCACTCATAAGGGCCGTAAATTGATGGTCGCTTCCTACGATGACAGTATCGTCGCGGCGATCGACCTGGAAAAACGCGAGCTGATCAAAAAACTGCCGGCCGGTTGCGTGCCCCATGTGGGCGGCGGTTCGGCGGTGAAGGTGAATGGCCGCACCTTGGGCTTCGGCACCAACTTCGGTACGTGCGATAAAACCGTCGTCAGCGTCTGGGATCTCGATACCATGGAAGTCGTCAAGCAGGTTCCGGTTTCCGGCGGCACCGAATCGCCGGCGGCGCACGCCAATGCGCCTTATGTCGCGGTCGATATCATCACCAAAGACAGACGTGCACGCACCATTCAGTTAATCGACAAGAACAGTTTGGAAGTAGTGAAAACATTGGATGTCGGCGGTCATGCTTATTTTCCTGAATACAGCGCGGACGGCAAATACCTCTATGTCAGCGCCGGCTACAGTGGCGATGAAGTCGTGGTCTATGACTCCAATACACTGAAGAAAGTCGCTTCGGTTTCGATGGAGAGTCCCGCCGGCATTTTCTCCCGCGGCCGGGTTAAATACATGACCCGCGGTTTATCACCGGATGAAATGGAGTAA
- a CDS encoding c-type cytochrome produces MKMFNYAVLLLTTLMMTAPVQAANLYAGQAKAAAVCSQCHGIRNPSAGAPFPPLAGRDVEYLKMALKQYRDKTRVSDIMNNIAGSLTDRDINNIANYYGGLEP; encoded by the coding sequence ATGAAAATGTTTAACTATGCAGTGCTGCTGTTGACTACGCTGATGATGACGGCGCCCGTTCAGGCGGCCAATCTATATGCGGGCCAAGCCAAGGCGGCGGCCGTTTGTTCGCAATGCCACGGTATTCGCAACCCCAGCGCCGGCGCGCCTTTTCCGCCGCTGGCCGGGCGCGATGTCGAGTATTTGAAGATGGCGTTGAAGCAATACCGCGACAAGACTCGGGTGTCCGATATCATGAATAATATCGCCGGGTCCTTGACGGACAGAGATATCAACAATATCGCCAATTATTACGGCGGCCTTGAGCCATAA
- a CDS encoding c-type cytochrome: MALALSAHAWADEPSVQRQRELLHLLKHDCGSCHGLTLKGGLGPALLAGAIADKEDDFLIRTILHGRKGTAMPPWRDFISASEAAWLVEYLRQPPKID, encoded by the coding sequence ATGGCATTAGCCTTAAGCGCTCATGCCTGGGCCGATGAGCCGTCTGTTCAACGACAACGGGAGCTGCTGCATCTGCTGAAGCATGATTGCGGCTCCTGTCATGGTCTGACCTTGAAAGGCGGATTGGGACCGGCTTTATTAGCGGGCGCGATCGCCGACAAGGAAGACGATTTTCTGATTCGGACCATTTTGCATGGCAGAAAAGGGACGGCGATGCCGCCCTGGCGTGATTTCATCAGCGCATCGGAAGCCGCTTGGCTGGTAGAGTATTTGCGCCAGCCCCCTAAAATCGACTAG